The Amycolatopsis sp. 195334CR genome window below encodes:
- a CDS encoding universal stress protein, translating into MSAYQTVVVGTDGSDSSFAAVDRAAAVAGDAGATLVIACAYYPANKADVEKAQDVLRDEAYQVVGSAPAEDTLISARDRAAKAGAEKIETVALVGEPVESLRKVVSERSADLLVVGNRGLNTLAGRILGSVPSEVARKSGVDVLIVHTT; encoded by the coding sequence ATGAGCGCCTACCAGACCGTGGTCGTCGGCACGGACGGTTCCGACTCTTCGTTCGCCGCGGTGGACCGGGCGGCGGCGGTCGCCGGGGACGCCGGGGCCACCTTGGTGATCGCCTGCGCCTACTACCCGGCGAACAAGGCCGACGTCGAGAAGGCCCAGGACGTGCTGCGCGACGAGGCCTACCAGGTGGTCGGCTCCGCCCCCGCCGAGGACACGCTGATCTCCGCGCGCGACCGCGCGGCCAAGGCGGGCGCGGAGAAGATCGAGACCGTCGCGCTGGTCGGCGAGCCGGTCGAGTCGCTGCGCAAGGTGGTTTCCGAGCGCTCGGCGGACCTGCTGGTGGTCGGCAACCGCGGGCTGAACACGCTGGCCGGGCGCATCCTCGGCTCCGTGCCGTCGGAAGTGGCGCGCAAGTCCGGCGTGGACGTGCTCATCGTGCACACCACCTGA
- a CDS encoding SPW repeat protein gives MSTSPWTRPHDWAEVVLGVVAVLTPLWMETETAAMWTLIVLGALVAIDGLVSLAMPGLVYGEGIQIVLGALLFISPWVIGYSDMMGAAWSSWIIGGLTMIAGATALPVANAAHDRTAGQH, from the coding sequence ATGTCGACGAGCCCGTGGACCCGTCCGCACGACTGGGCTGAGGTCGTGCTCGGGGTGGTGGCGGTGCTGACGCCGTTGTGGATGGAGACCGAGACGGCAGCCATGTGGACGCTCATCGTGCTGGGCGCACTGGTGGCCATCGACGGCCTGGTCTCGCTGGCCATGCCGGGCCTGGTGTACGGCGAGGGCATCCAGATCGTGCTGGGTGCGCTGCTGTTCATCTCGCCGTGGGTGATCGGCTACTCGGACATGATGGGTGCCGCCTGGTCCTCGTGGATCATCGGCGGGCTGACCATGATCGCCGGCGCGACCGCGCTGCCGGTGGCCAACGCCGCCCACGACCGCACGGCCGGGCAGCACTGA
- a CDS encoding acetyl-CoA C-acetyltransferase: MSGTQSSSVILGAARTPIGRLLGSLKDYSGAQLGGIAIKAALERAGVSPDAVQYTIMGQVLTAGAGQIPARQAAVAAGIPMDVPALTINKVCLSGLDAIALADQLIRAGEFDLVVAGGQESMTQAPHLLPKSRSGFKYGDTTLVDHMAHDGLFCAFDQVAMGSSTEKYNERYGLTREEQDEFSARSHQRAAAAIEAGRFAEEIAPIEIPQRKKDPIVFDTDEGVRADTTADGLAKLRPAFAADGTITAGSASQISDGAAAVVVASRAKAEELGITPLAEIGAHGVVAGPDASLHEQPSNAIKAALAKAKLDVGALDLVEINEAFAAVGLVSAKQLGLDHDKVNVDGGAIALGHPIGASGARLVVHLVHELRRRGGGLGAAALCGGGGQGDALLLSVPKA, from the coding sequence ATGTCCGGAACACAGTCCAGCTCGGTCATCCTGGGCGCGGCAAGGACCCCGATCGGCAGGCTGCTGGGTTCGCTGAAGGACTACTCCGGCGCGCAACTCGGCGGAATCGCGATCAAGGCGGCGCTCGAGCGCGCCGGCGTTTCACCCGATGCGGTGCAGTACACGATCATGGGCCAGGTCCTCACCGCTGGCGCCGGCCAGATCCCGGCCCGCCAGGCCGCCGTGGCCGCCGGCATCCCGATGGACGTGCCCGCGCTGACGATCAACAAGGTGTGCCTCTCCGGCCTCGACGCCATCGCGCTGGCTGACCAGCTCATCCGCGCCGGCGAGTTCGACCTCGTGGTGGCCGGTGGTCAGGAGTCGATGACCCAGGCACCGCACCTGCTGCCCAAGTCGCGCTCCGGCTTCAAGTACGGCGACACCACCCTGGTCGACCACATGGCGCACGACGGCCTCTTCTGCGCCTTCGACCAGGTCGCCATGGGCTCGTCGACGGAGAAGTACAACGAGCGCTACGGCCTGACCCGCGAAGAGCAGGACGAGTTCTCCGCACGCTCGCACCAGCGCGCCGCCGCCGCGATCGAAGCCGGGCGCTTCGCCGAGGAGATCGCGCCGATCGAGATCCCCCAGCGCAAGAAGGACCCCATCGTCTTCGACACCGACGAGGGCGTGCGCGCCGACACCACCGCCGACGGCCTCGCCAAGCTGCGCCCCGCCTTCGCCGCGGACGGCACCATCACCGCCGGCTCCGCTTCCCAGATCTCCGACGGTGCCGCGGCCGTGGTGGTGGCCAGCCGCGCCAAGGCCGAGGAACTCGGCATCACGCCGCTCGCCGAGATCGGCGCGCACGGTGTGGTCGCCGGCCCGGACGCGAGCCTGCACGAGCAGCCGTCCAACGCGATCAAGGCCGCGCTGGCCAAGGCCAAGCTGGACGTCGGCGCTCTCGACCTCGTTGAGATCAACGAGGCCTTCGCCGCCGTCGGCCTGGTTTCGGCGAAGCAGCTCGGCCTCGACCACGACAAGGTCAACGTCGACGGCGGCGCCATCGCGCTCGGCCACCCGATCGGTGCCTCCGGTGCCCGGCTGGTCGTGCACCTGGTGCACGAGCTGCGTCGCCGCGGTGGCGGACTCGGTGCCGCCGCCCTGTGCGGTGGCGGTGGCCAGGGCGACGCGCTGCTGCTCTCGGTGCCCAAGGCCTGA
- a CDS encoding aldehyde dehydrogenase family protein, which produces MSDDVAKAVEECARAAKRAAPSLAAAPDEAIDAALIGMAERLLSNRDAVLEANAADVAKAREDGMSAGLLDRLTITEERLTGMAEQLRLLAAAPHSERTVPLSTLDGGLRLVERRRPVGVIGANYEARPNVTVDVASQLVKSRNAGVLRTGSAALGSAQRLLEIVIAPALAEAGIDQDAVQLVPRAERHAAAALVAQPGLIPLVILRGSGDSTRALATEAAQHGVRTLAHADGGGVLFIDEAADLDKVRALVSGSLDRLGVCNRLNLLLIDEPIHDKVWPVVSEALAGRGVTASLPPHEHAIGYEWALDSDREATVTVSTVAGVEEATRIANEQTSGLAAGIATENAATAEAFFDGYTGTGVFWNAPTRLLDGFKLRGVPETGINLDKVPGPRGPVTYTDLYVRQYAVLPADR; this is translated from the coding sequence ATGAGCGACGACGTGGCCAAGGCAGTGGAAGAGTGCGCACGCGCGGCGAAGCGCGCCGCTCCGTCTCTGGCCGCCGCGCCGGACGAGGCGATCGACGCGGCGCTCATCGGCATGGCCGAGCGCCTGTTGTCGAACCGCGACGCCGTGCTCGAGGCGAACGCCGCCGACGTGGCCAAGGCCCGTGAAGACGGGATGAGCGCCGGCCTGCTGGATCGGCTGACCATCACCGAGGAGCGGCTCACCGGCATGGCCGAGCAGCTCCGCCTGCTCGCCGCCGCACCGCACTCCGAGCGCACCGTCCCGCTGTCCACTTTGGATGGTGGACTGCGACTGGTGGAGCGTCGCCGTCCGGTCGGCGTGATCGGCGCCAACTACGAAGCCCGGCCGAACGTGACCGTGGACGTGGCCTCCCAGCTGGTGAAGTCCCGCAACGCCGGGGTCCTGCGCACCGGTTCCGCCGCGCTCGGCTCCGCGCAGCGCCTGCTCGAGATCGTCATCGCGCCCGCGCTGGCCGAAGCCGGGATCGACCAGGACGCGGTGCAACTCGTGCCGCGCGCCGAACGGCATGCCGCGGCCGCACTGGTCGCGCAGCCCGGTCTGATCCCGCTGGTCATCCTGCGGGGGAGCGGCGACAGCACCCGCGCGCTCGCCACCGAGGCCGCCCAGCACGGGGTGCGCACGCTCGCGCACGCCGACGGCGGTGGTGTGCTCTTCATCGACGAGGCGGCGGACCTGGACAAGGTGCGCGCGCTCGTCTCGGGCAGCCTGGACCGGCTCGGCGTGTGCAACCGGCTGAACCTGCTGCTGATCGACGAGCCCATCCACGACAAGGTGTGGCCGGTGGTGAGCGAGGCACTCGCCGGACGCGGCGTCACCGCGTCGCTGCCGCCCCACGAGCACGCCATCGGCTACGAGTGGGCCCTGGATTCGGACCGCGAGGCCACCGTCACCGTCTCCACCGTGGCGGGCGTCGAGGAGGCCACGCGGATCGCCAACGAGCAGACCTCCGGGCTCGCGGCGGGCATCGCCACCGAGAACGCGGCCACCGCCGAGGCCTTCTTCGACGGCTACACCGGGACCGGCGTCTTCTGGAACGCCCCCACCCGCCTGCTCGACGGCTTCAAACTGCGCGGGGTCCCGGAAACCGGGATCAACCTGGACAAGGTGCCCGGCCCGCGCGGTCCGGTCACCTACACCGATCTCTACGTCCGCCAGTACGCGGTACTGCCCGCGGATCGCTGA
- a CDS encoding ribbon-helix-helix domain-containing protein, translating to MVPDKVVAGRREPQPQGLSSLGKDLRTRVSSDTYEATEKIARKRGVSMAHIVRQAVENYLEKAR from the coding sequence ATGGTGCCGGACAAGGTCGTGGCAGGACGAAGAGAACCGCAGCCCCAGGGCCTCAGCTCGCTGGGCAAGGACCTGCGGACCAGGGTCTCCAGCGACACCTACGAAGCCACCGAAAAGATTGCCAGGAAACGCGGGGTGAGCATGGCGCATATCGTGCGCCAGGCGGTGGAGAATTACCTGGAGAAGGCACGCTGA
- the ccrA gene encoding crotonyl-CoA carboxylase/reductase: MSEIQQITQAVLSGEPGEVASIAVPESYRGMTVHADEVGMFEGLASRDKDPRKSLHLDEVATPELGPGEALVAVMASAINYNTVWTSIFEPIPTFKFLQRYGKLSPLAKRHDLPYHVVGSDLSGVVLRTGAGVHTWKPGDEVVAHCLNVELESPDGHNDTMLDSEQRIWGFETNFGGLAEIALVKANQLMPKPNHLTWEEAASPGLVNSTAYRQLVSRNGADMKQGDVVLIWGASGGLGSYATQFALNGGAIPVCVVSSPEKAEICRKMGAELVIDRNAEGYKFWKNEQEQDPKEWQRFGAKIRELTGGEDPDIVFEHPGRETFGASVYAARKGGTIVTCASTSGYLHQFDNRYLWMNLKRIIGSHFANYRESYEANRLIAKGLIHPTLSKTYPLAETGQAALDVHRNAHQGKVGVLCLAPEEGLGVRDHELRAKHIAAINTFRGV, from the coding sequence ATGAGCGAGATCCAGCAGATCACCCAGGCTGTGCTGTCCGGGGAGCCGGGCGAGGTGGCGTCGATCGCGGTGCCGGAGAGCTACCGGGGCATGACCGTGCACGCCGACGAGGTCGGCATGTTCGAGGGGCTCGCCAGCCGCGACAAGGACCCGCGCAAGTCGCTGCACCTCGACGAGGTCGCCACCCCCGAACTCGGGCCGGGCGAGGCGCTGGTCGCGGTGATGGCCAGCGCGATCAACTACAACACCGTCTGGACCTCGATCTTCGAGCCGATCCCGACGTTCAAGTTCCTGCAGCGCTACGGCAAGCTTTCGCCGCTGGCCAAGCGCCACGACCTGCCGTACCACGTGGTCGGCTCCGACCTGTCCGGCGTGGTCCTGCGCACCGGGGCCGGCGTGCACACCTGGAAGCCCGGCGATGAGGTGGTCGCGCACTGCCTGAACGTCGAACTGGAGAGCCCGGACGGGCACAACGACACGATGCTCGACTCGGAGCAGCGCATCTGGGGCTTCGAAACCAACTTCGGCGGACTCGCCGAGATCGCGCTGGTGAAGGCGAACCAGCTGATGCCGAAGCCGAACCACCTGACCTGGGAAGAGGCCGCTTCGCCGGGGCTGGTCAACTCGACCGCCTACCGCCAGCTGGTCTCGCGCAACGGCGCTGACATGAAGCAGGGCGACGTGGTGCTGATCTGGGGCGCGTCCGGCGGGCTCGGCTCGTACGCCACGCAGTTCGCGCTCAACGGCGGCGCCATCCCGGTCTGCGTGGTGTCCAGCCCGGAGAAGGCGGAGATCTGCCGGAAGATGGGTGCCGAGCTGGTCATCGACCGGAACGCCGAGGGCTACAAGTTCTGGAAGAACGAGCAGGAGCAGGATCCGAAGGAGTGGCAGCGGTTCGGTGCGAAGATCCGCGAGCTGACCGGCGGCGAGGACCCGGACATCGTCTTCGAGCACCCGGGCCGCGAGACCTTCGGCGCCTCGGTCTACGCCGCGCGCAAGGGCGGCACCATCGTCACCTGCGCCTCGACCTCCGGTTACCTGCACCAGTTCGACAACCGCTACCTGTGGATGAACCTCAAGCGGATCATCGGTTCGCACTTCGCGAACTACCGCGAGTCGTACGAAGCGAACCGGCTGATCGCGAAGGGGCTGATCCACCCGACGCTGTCGAAGACCTACCCGCTCGCCGAGACCGGGCAGGCCGCGCTCGACGTGCACCGCAACGCCCACCAGGGCAAGGTGGGCGTCCTGTGCCTGGCCCCGGAAGAGGGACTGGGCGTTCGTGATCATGAACTGCGGGCGAAGCACATAGCTGCGATAAACACCTTCAGAGGTGTGTGA
- a CDS encoding TetR/AcrR family transcriptional regulator, whose amino-acid sequence MARGSTGEDPSAKERILTAAEELFAESGFDATPTSRIAERAGVPKGLVHYYFKRKTDLLSALVERLPDEHVEPSRVVVPGDLAESLRRLVSELDQRLGASQVLSHLLWREADTHHAVRDALQDRFKLLVRQVEAVILAAGVGGLAMTDVESAAGLLALAVSYRHSVARHAEDDQPEQMERELNFIARALTFRAAPAT is encoded by the coding sequence GTGGCACGGGGTAGTACCGGCGAGGACCCTTCGGCGAAGGAGCGCATCCTCACCGCTGCCGAGGAACTTTTCGCGGAGTCCGGCTTCGACGCCACCCCGACCTCCCGCATCGCCGAACGGGCGGGCGTGCCGAAGGGCCTGGTGCACTACTACTTCAAGCGCAAGACGGATTTGCTGAGCGCACTGGTCGAGCGCCTGCCGGACGAGCACGTGGAGCCGTCCAGGGTGGTGGTCCCCGGCGATCTCGCGGAGAGCCTGCGCCGCCTGGTCTCGGAGCTGGACCAGCGACTGGGCGCCTCGCAGGTGTTGTCTCATCTGCTGTGGCGCGAAGCCGACACCCACCACGCGGTGCGCGACGCGCTTCAGGATCGATTCAAGCTGCTGGTACGCCAGGTCGAGGCGGTCATCCTGGCCGCGGGCGTCGGCGGCCTCGCGATGACCGACGTGGAAAGCGCCGCTGGCTTGCTCGCGCTGGCGGTGAGCTACCGGCACTCGGTCGCGCGCCACGCCGAAGACGACCAGCCGGAGCAGATGGAGCGGGAGCTCAACTTCATCGCCAGGGCCCTGACCTTCCGAGCCGCCCCGGCGACGTAA
- a CDS encoding HD family phosphohydrolase produces MRAHQTVVHATFNSVPAAAINAVEQAVRQLCLRYAERLPFHGWHHVSFVRSKSVGFAEHNGADVSIVETAALVHDVNYLVRRNSPAAEGSGLRRELLADAGVPLRAAERIDAIIDEAEMANRGPDISLEAQALSDADTLFKALPVTPVVLAHKYLRENGLSLRELANKIVGEQRDVHDEGYYFYNAEAAAEYSRWALANLELWQCIKEAVDDPAVEELLDAVDQVDVAAS; encoded by the coding sequence ATGCGCGCCCACCAAACCGTTGTCCACGCGACCTTCAACTCCGTGCCCGCCGCGGCGATCAACGCCGTCGAGCAGGCCGTGCGGCAGCTCTGCCTGCGCTACGCCGAGCGGCTGCCGTTCCACGGCTGGCACCACGTCAGCTTCGTCCGGTCGAAGTCCGTCGGTTTCGCCGAGCACAACGGCGCCGACGTGAGCATCGTCGAAACGGCCGCGCTGGTGCACGACGTCAACTACCTGGTCCGCCGGAACTCGCCGGCCGCCGAAGGCAGCGGCCTGCGCAGGGAACTGCTCGCCGACGCCGGCGTGCCGCTCCGCGCCGCCGAACGCATCGACGCGATCATCGACGAGGCCGAAATGGCCAATCGCGGACCGGACATTTCGCTCGAAGCGCAGGCGCTCAGCGATGCCGACACCCTGTTCAAAGCGCTGCCGGTGACCCCGGTGGTGCTGGCGCACAAGTACCTGCGCGAGAACGGGCTCAGCCTGCGCGAGCTGGCGAACAAGATCGTCGGCGAGCAGCGCGACGTGCACGACGAGGGTTACTACTTCTACAACGCCGAAGCGGCCGCCGAATATTCGCGCTGGGCGCTGGCGAACCTCGAGCTGTGGCAGTGCATCAAGGAAGCGGTGGACGACCCGGCGGTCGAGGAACTGCTCGACGCGGTCGACCAGGTCGACGTCGCGGCTTCCTGA
- the mce gene encoding methylmalonyl-CoA epimerase has protein sequence MNEALKPFVTTIDHVGIAVADLDAAIAFYAETFGLEATHTETNHDQGVREAMLHAPGDHDGPAIQLLAPLYPDSTIAKFLDNRGPGLQQLAYRVSNVEEAMAALKAKGLRVIYDTPRPGTAGSRVNFVHPKDAGGVLIELVEPAKTSGDAEG, from the coding sequence ATGAATGAAGCGCTGAAGCCGTTCGTCACGACGATCGATCACGTCGGCATCGCGGTCGCCGACCTCGACGCGGCGATCGCCTTCTACGCGGAAACCTTCGGCCTCGAGGCGACCCACACCGAGACCAATCACGACCAGGGTGTCCGTGAGGCGATGCTGCACGCGCCCGGCGACCACGACGGACCCGCCATCCAGCTCCTCGCGCCGCTGTACCCCGACTCGACCATCGCGAAGTTCCTCGACAACCGCGGGCCGGGGCTCCAGCAGCTCGCCTACCGGGTGTCCAATGTGGAAGAAGCGATGGCCGCGCTGAAGGCGAAGGGACTGCGGGTCATCTACGACACGCCGCGCCCGGGCACGGCGGGTTCGCGGGTGAACTTCGTCCACCCGAAGGACGCCGGTGGCGTGTTGATCGAACTCGTCGAGCCCGCGAAGACCAGCGGCGACGCGGAAGGCTGA
- a CDS encoding adenylate/guanylate cyclase domain-containing protein: MPTDAGDPGELQQRLEKVLLGGRRRYTRLQVVEKAGVPEDRARRLWRALGFATVEDDEVVFTDADVEAMRTADNLIKAGLVDARVETAVTRALGQHLSRLAEWQVHMLWELITENPELGRNERQIARLVDRLLPELERVQSFVWRRHLAAYAGRALATPDEDLESRSQVVGFVDMVGFTRLTRRIDETELDGILDAFETVASEVIAEHHGRIVKMIGDEVLFVADTSADAAEIALTLNERVEADSSLPSVRAGMAAGRILSRFGDVYGSVVNLAARLTSVAKPGTIVVDRELAADLSGDPAYELRSRRAVSVRGYSRLKPCSLRRARERPGNRFESSQQLAAEMLGLRQARAEGVENSLDEDFPGYRK; this comes from the coding sequence GTGCCGACCGACGCGGGTGATCCCGGCGAACTGCAGCAGCGCCTGGAAAAGGTGCTGCTCGGCGGCAGGCGCCGGTACACCCGCCTGCAGGTGGTCGAGAAGGCGGGCGTGCCCGAGGACCGGGCGCGGCGGCTGTGGCGGGCTCTCGGCTTCGCCACCGTCGAGGACGACGAGGTGGTCTTCACCGACGCCGACGTCGAAGCGATGCGCACGGCCGACAACCTGATCAAGGCCGGCCTGGTCGACGCGCGCGTGGAGACCGCGGTGACCAGGGCGCTGGGCCAGCACCTGTCGCGGCTGGCCGAGTGGCAGGTCCACATGCTGTGGGAGCTGATCACCGAGAACCCCGAGCTGGGCCGGAACGAGCGCCAGATCGCGCGGCTGGTGGACCGGCTGCTCCCCGAACTGGAGCGCGTGCAGAGCTTCGTCTGGCGACGGCACCTCGCCGCGTACGCCGGGCGCGCGCTGGCCACGCCCGACGAGGACCTGGAGTCGCGCAGCCAGGTCGTCGGCTTTGTGGACATGGTCGGCTTCACGCGGCTGACCAGGCGGATCGACGAAACCGAGCTCGACGGCATCCTGGACGCCTTCGAGACGGTCGCCTCCGAGGTGATCGCCGAGCACCACGGCCGGATCGTGAAGATGATCGGCGACGAGGTGCTGTTCGTCGCCGACACCTCGGCCGACGCGGCCGAGATCGCGTTGACGTTGAACGAACGCGTCGAGGCCGATTCCTCCCTCCCCTCGGTCCGTGCCGGTATGGCCGCGGGGCGCATCCTGAGCCGGTTCGGCGACGTCTACGGTTCGGTGGTCAACCTCGCCGCCCGGCTCACTTCGGTGGCCAAGCCGGGCACCATCGTGGTCGATCGCGAACTGGCCGCCGACCTGTCCGGCGATCCGGCCTACGAACTGCGGTCGAGGCGGGCGGTTTCTGTCCGGGGGTACAGCAGGCTCAAACCGTGCTCGTTACGCCGGGCGCGTGAACGGCCCGGAAACCGCTTCGAAAGCAGCCAGCAACTCGCCGCCGAGATGCTTGGCCTGCGACAAGCCCGTGCCGAGGGCGTCGAGAACAGCCTGGACGAGGACTTTCCCGGCTACCGCAAGTAG